The DNA segment CTGCAGGAATGACTTCAGGCTCCTTCCTGACAGAGTGACAAGACCAAGGCTGTCGTCCTCTTTTTGCTTGTGTCTTTGTTGTAACACGCTCAGTACTACTCTATAACCATAAGGCAGGATACTGAGGTCTGTATCAGCCAAGGAGAGGCTTTCAAAGACAAGGTCAAGAGTGTTAGTGCCAATTAAGAGAGAAGACTGAACACTAGAGCGTGTGTCTGGAACAATTAATGCAAGAGAAGACACAGCAAGTTCAGTACCAAAACAGCTCTTTGAAAGGTAATGTCGACACAAATATAGCCTGAATATGGGACATTCTGACCATTTGCAGCTTCGACTTCTAGCAGGTCCTGTATTGGATGGATTTCAAGGTCTGCAAGATTCTTTTCATAGAACGACCGGGACACTGTGGTCACTTACGATCCGGTATCAAGAAGGCAGTTGCAAGCTTGATCATTGATTTTTACTTGAGCAGTGTACTTAGCTCCAATTAGACCTTTGGGTAGTTTCACAGTGGCTGATTTACTGTTTGAGAATCGGTTTTGGGCTTATCTGAAGGTTCGGTGGGACTGGTTTTATCCGTAGCACCCATTTGTCCCACAATGAGGGCTCCctttagtttaaaggctgtgtttgcttgttttgtctaTCCCACAgtaactgtttttctttcaactGTTTCCTTTTGTCAGTGACTAAAGACGGGTTTGGGTCATTTGGGCACACAGAGGCAATATGGCCGTCTTCGCCGCACTGGAAACAGTATCCAGGCTTGGGCCTACTCTTCGCAGCTTGGGATGTCAAGGGGGTTTGTTCTGGTACTTTAGAGTTGGTCTTAGCATTAGCTTTTGGAGGGTTGGACTTTTTCCTAGGAGGGTTCGGGGTTAATGTTGCGAGATGGCTTTGGAGCTGACTGATTTGTGCCTTTAGTTCTGTGACCAGATCTTTTTGAGCATCTACTGGTGGGTCTACTTTCTGGGGTTTCAATCTTGTCAGTTCACTCTGCAGCGCAGTTATTTGTGTTCGCATTTCAGTTAGATCATTTTGCATGGTGAGCGCAGGAAAGTCAGCATTTGCAGCAATAGAGTGAGAGGCTACTTTTGGTCTGGTGGcagcaaaatgttttttcattcGGTTTTCTTTTGCAGTATGCTTGTCCTCTTCCACTCTCAACTGTAGCAGCAGCTCAGTGAATGAGGGgggtttgtcttttttcctttcgAGCTGAAGATCTGTTAACAAGGCATTATCCCAACACCCCCGACAGAATTGACGCAGAAGGTGTCGGTCTACTTCACCAGCTACGACACCACCTCTTTTCAGAGCTTCTGAGAGAGCTGTTTGCAAGCGATGGAGGTAGTGTGAAGGCTTTTCACCTGCATCTTGCAATGTGTTGAGGAATTTGGCGAAAAGCTCATCGCCATCCTCCACAGTGCCAAAAGCTGAATAGAGTAGTTCAAGATAAGCTGAAGGCAAAGCTTCAGGGCCCAGAGGTTTCACCACGTTGGCAGCAGGCGGTACAAGACTGTCTAAGATTTTCCGCGAGCGTTGCAAGTCAGACAGATTGGGATCTTGAAGTAGGAGCTCTACACTGTGGCGCCATGTATCAAAGTCCACCTCATGACTAGGACAGGGCAGTTTGCCTGAAAAATTTCTGAGGCGGAAAGAGGCGTTCACTGGTGAGACAAGAGCTTCACTTCGCACAATGTGCTCTACTACAACCTTTTGCACCTCAGGGTGTGTTATAAAGCTCTGTGGAATGGTAGTTTGTAGATCTGGTTGTGTCTGGTTGACTGACTCAGAATCGCTGATGCGTTCGTTAGCTTTGATTGGTTCTGCAGTTTCACTTTGGATAGGTTGGTCATTTGCTTGTACCTGGGTTGTTGGTTCACTTTGTGCATCTGGGGTAGGAGCTTCTATGCTGTGTGTGACTGACTGAGCACATTGGGAAAGGTGTTCATGCAGAACAGCTTCAAAAGATTTGCCACTAAGTTTAGCAATGCTTTGCAGTTCATTGAAAAAACTGTTGGTGGCGACGTTGGTAACAGCTGCGATGTACTCAGGTGACAGGGCTCGTATCTGATAAGTGACTTCATTCGGACATTCAAGTGTGTAAGGTAGTAAGGGTTCAAGTGTTGACAGAGCAGCCCCACTCTCATACTccacaataacatttttgtggTAAGAAGACTTGGGATCATCTATCTTAAGGGTTCTCGCTGTTCGACCATAtctgtttaaaaagtcttttaaaGCTTCATCAGCGTCTGTGCCTGTAATCCCACTAACAATAACTGAGTTTGGGATTTTAACATTCTCTCTGTCAACTATTTCCATTTTGCCGGACTTGGCCTATTTTTGAGGTCTGGGTCAGGAAAACAAGCTTGGGGATCAATTACTactcctggctggctcgccacTTCTGTAACACTTCTGGAGTCGTTACAGTACACTAGGACCAGTTAGGTTCGACTACTAGAGTAGTAATGAGTGCAGCATGTAATAAAGACCACAGAccagaaaataagtttaaattgccggcttgttattttgcaaaaaaaacagataatagACAGTTGACAAACattatataaaacattcaaattcacatttaaagaaaacgaggtattttctttccctttttgttcagtaatttctgttaatttatcctATTTATTTCAAAACCTCTTATTTGGCTTTAAAAGGATGTTATCTTCAACCTAggttattgttttattcatttcaagTTCTAAGTTCAAGTTTATCCTTTGACCTATTTGAATTaacactgtgttatttaaatcaaGCTTAGTTCTTTTAAGCccaagatttaatttaatcttggtCTAAGTTCACCTGTACATTTCAACcagttcttattttgttttaacccaacaaaattatttacatttccattaacaccattacagcattaaaatgtaaggttgaccaaaataaattacaaaaacatgtaaaaactgaaaacaattcagcaaaaggctgaacaaatcccttaaacaaacaaataaacaaaagaaaattgtcTCTGTGTCCTTTAACTATAAATCCTGGAATTGCTCTGAACGATTATCCAATGCTTTGAAAGTCCACTGTTCTTTTGCAGAGGTGTATGGATTAATCCTACCAGTTTTTTAGTGAAAGAGTTCaacgtccagcagggggcggttttcctttttcctgctcGGTACAGTTCAATGGGTCCCTGGGTGGCTCGCCATCTTGTTTCTCGCTCAGCGGATCAAACTCCGATTCTAGCTCGGCATTTCCCGATCCAAACCTTAATGGCCTACcataacaacaaagcaatatacataaacatttgaaaataacacacgggtagcccttaaataacagtaaaagtcCGTTTTTTCCAGCTTATTCAGTCTTAAATGAGGTGACGCCAATATGGCGCGCTGAAATACCGTCAAAGGCCTTTGAACTACAGCCTGTGTGTCGGTTAAGCACCAATCCACcgtttttaacataaaacagcaTAAATCTGCTACCTTGACTTTCCATTTGCATGAAATGAGCAatataatacaacaaaacatttcttgcatgaaataaaatacaatttctgaACTCACCAAGTCCCGTTCGGTTATGTTCACAACGTCACCAAGGCAAAGACAGgtcggaaaaacaaaaaatatattctcCAGAGTACAAAAATGGCTTTATGTAGGCTTCTgacttgttttttaatattttttcactCGTTTAGGCAGCAGCTCCGCAACGACTATCTGCATTTCTCCCTCTCCAGCatcaaaaagaaggaacaacCCGATTGGGTGTGGCTGATCACAGGAGTCACGCTGCAGCGTACCCTTTCACAATAAGAGTCTGAACAcatattttagccattttaCCTTAATTAACATAGAAACACCATGAATTAGCAagttttaaccttttaacaCGTTTTAAACACAATTGAAATCTTATACCATGAATTAtatcattgctgatgtttttaatgaatttcctTAACCATTATGTTCTATTTATCACCTGTAATATGTTtcttatgactgtttttactaacaggcttttgtttattgACAACTATGTTAACCAGGGTTACATGTGCTCAGCTCCGAGCTAAAGTTTCAACTCCGAACTACAAAGGAGATGGCGAGAAAACGACAGGTCTCGGAGAGAAAAATAT comes from the Oreochromis aureus strain Israel breed Guangdong linkage group 18, ZZ_aureus, whole genome shotgun sequence genome and includes:
- the LOC120434124 gene encoding zinc finger CCHC domain-containing protein 18-like, with the translated sequence MEIVDRENVKIPNSVIVSGITGTDADEALKDFLNRYGRTARTLKIDDPKSSYHKNVIVEYESGAALSTLEPLLPYTLECPNEVTYQIRALSPEYIAAVTNVATNSFFNELQSIAKLSGKSFEAVLHEHLSQCAQSVTHSIEAPTPDAQSEPTTQVQANDQPIQSETAEPIKANERISDSESVNQTQPDLQTTIPQSFITHPEVQKVVVEHIVRSEALVSPVNASFRLRNFSGKLPCPSHEVDFDTWRHSVELLLQDPNLSDLQRSRKILDSLVPPAANVVKPLGPEALPSAYLELLYSAFGTVEDGDELFAKFLNTLQDAGEKPSHYLHRLQTALSEALKRGGVVAGEVDRHLLRQFCRGCWDNALLTDLQLERKKDKPPSFTELLLQLRVEEDKHTAKENRMKKHFAATRPKVASHSIAANADFPALTMQNDLTEMRTQITALQSELTRLKPQKVDPPVDAQKDLVTELKAQISQLQSHLATLTPNPPRKKSNPPKANAKTNSKVPEQTPLTSQAAKSRPKPGYCFQCGEDGHIASVCPNDPNPSLVTDKRKQLKEKQLLWDRQNKQTQPLN